In Polynucleobacter sp. MWH-S4W17, a genomic segment contains:
- a CDS encoding alkyl/aryl-sulfatase translates to MKIKFTQFSVAAILMTSGLAMAAGGGGVVADPGAMQGKHFDSKGKAPSSYTVELQNGLRKTLPFEDQRDFEESKKGFIAAPAYKTIMADAGNVAWDMGSYEFLLQGKDFDSVHPSLQRQAILNMGYGLYEVVPGKIYQVRGFDLANISFIKTDTGWIVFDPLTAKETARAALELVNEKLGKRPVVAVVYSHSHADHFGGVRGVVDEADVKSGKVKIIAPAGFMDHAIAENVYAGNAMTRRMYFQYGVLLPRSPFGHVDQSIGKNTAAGNLGLIEPNVYINQPYEKMTVDGVEMEFQNTPGTEAPAEMNTYFPQFKAFWAAENITGTIHNIYTLRGALVRDSLAWSKNINNALYRYGTESEVMFASHTWPRWGNERIQEVMRTQRDSYAHLHNEVLHLANNGVTINEIQNVYRQPESLKRQWAAHSYHGSEEHNSRAVINRYLGYWDANPATLAPLSPKDSAPLYVEMMGGSAKIMAKGKELYKQGKYREAMEIVNKLVYAQPNNTGAKDLLADIFEQIGYQKESPSMRNSFLGAAYELRHGMPSGASPKSNGPDMIKGMTTELWLNALAISMDSKKAADMNFVINLSTPDNGEKFVIEMSNSALTNIKGQQAKNPNLTITLNRSDLERVMGGQTTFENLLAEGKVKFDGDRKSFDQLRSTLTVFVPDFELMPGTKGKAAPKPATPAKDPFSAQEMAITGGE, encoded by the coding sequence ATGAAAATCAAATTCACACAGTTTTCGGTAGCGGCAATATTAATGACCTCTGGGTTGGCAATGGCGGCAGGGGGTGGTGGTGTAGTGGCGGATCCAGGCGCTATGCAGGGGAAGCATTTCGATTCAAAAGGTAAGGCGCCATCAAGCTATACCGTTGAACTGCAAAATGGATTACGTAAGACGCTGCCTTTCGAAGATCAGCGTGATTTTGAGGAATCCAAAAAAGGTTTCATAGCAGCGCCTGCTTATAAAACCATCATGGCTGATGCCGGCAATGTGGCATGGGACATGGGTAGCTATGAATTCCTTCTGCAAGGCAAAGACTTTGATAGCGTGCATCCTTCGTTACAACGTCAAGCCATTCTCAATATGGGTTACGGCTTATATGAAGTTGTACCAGGAAAAATTTATCAGGTTCGTGGCTTTGACTTAGCCAATATCAGTTTTATCAAAACAGATACTGGTTGGATAGTTTTTGATCCACTAACCGCTAAAGAAACTGCACGCGCAGCCCTAGAGCTTGTCAATGAGAAGTTGGGAAAACGTCCTGTTGTAGCAGTCGTATATTCGCACTCACATGCAGACCACTTTGGTGGTGTGCGTGGTGTAGTTGATGAAGCGGATGTGAAGAGCGGCAAGGTAAAAATCATTGCACCAGCTGGTTTTATGGATCATGCCATTGCTGAAAACGTCTACGCAGGTAATGCTATGACCCGCAGAATGTATTTCCAGTATGGCGTGTTATTGCCTCGCAGCCCATTTGGTCACGTCGACCAATCCATTGGTAAAAATACTGCCGCTGGTAATTTAGGGTTGATCGAGCCTAACGTCTATATCAATCAACCTTATGAAAAAATGACGGTGGATGGCGTAGAAATGGAATTCCAAAACACACCAGGCACTGAAGCTCCTGCGGAGATGAACACCTATTTCCCGCAATTTAAAGCATTCTGGGCAGCAGAAAATATCACCGGTACCATTCATAACATATACACCTTACGCGGTGCCTTAGTTCGCGACTCACTGGCATGGTCCAAGAACATTAACAATGCTTTATATCGTTATGGCACCGAGAGTGAGGTCATGTTTGCATCGCATACCTGGCCACGCTGGGGTAATGAACGTATACAAGAGGTGATGCGTACCCAACGAGATAGTTATGCTCACCTGCATAACGAAGTGCTCCATTTAGCAAATAATGGCGTCACTATTAATGAAATCCAGAATGTATACAGGCAGCCTGAGAGTCTAAAGAGGCAGTGGGCAGCCCATAGTTATCACGGCTCTGAAGAGCACAATAGTCGCGCTGTAATCAATCGCTATCTTGGGTACTGGGATGCTAATCCAGCAACACTAGCGCCACTATCTCCAAAAGATTCAGCACCACTGTATGTGGAGATGATGGGTGGCTCAGCCAAGATCATGGCCAAGGGTAAAGAGCTTTATAAGCAGGGCAAATACCGTGAAGCGATGGAAATCGTCAATAAATTAGTCTATGCACAACCAAACAATACGGGCGCCAAAGATTTACTGGCTGATATTTTTGAGCAGATTGGCTACCAAAAGGAAAGCCCCAGTATGCGCAATAGCTTCTTGGGTGCGGCCTACGAACTTCGTCACGGCATGCCATCAGGAGCTTCGCCAAAGTCTAATGGCCCAGACATGATTAAAGGGATGACAACCGAACTCTGGCTCAACGCTTTGGCTATCAGCATGGACAGCAAGAAAGCGGCGGACATGAACTTTGTAATTAATCTCTCTACACCAGACAATGGTGAAAAATTTGTGATTGAGATGAGTAATTCTGCTTTGACCAACATTAAAGGTCAGCAAGCGAAGAACCCAAATCTAACCATCACACTCAATCGTAGTGATCTTGAGCGGGTGATGGGTG
- a CDS encoding sensor histidine kinase, which translates to MKLLISIYFFILAVIQMGLFFGIYHYYRSQNLLKPSLYWMSSLLVSVVGLFIFGAGVIAIQNIANPEFNFTIANSFFYIAALLQALFCQSLNREVPRQVKIFASASVLIFIPTFEYMRLYGTFEIRTLVMASIASIFYCWQIYELAIKRKSSPSKQLLYMQCASFAEMFFAIGRFVILVASALSIEHVEQIPQILILFTISQLVMNTLSYIAIGSYWAEQVVVANINATTENQTTKKLLQERDLLIASLLKANKTASTGALSASIAHELNQPLGASSLNIQFLQKKLSEGELNPALQNEVLDSLLADNQRAASIIRSLRSVFADEKMASAKVNLAELIDLVLTIARPEIVKQNIQMVLKLEENLFITANKGELQQVLLNLVINAIDALNLTENSNKLITIRGQHSGAGVQISISDTGSGIDENVQAHMFELLSTTKGSGMGIGLWLCKHIVMRHGGSIWFESFPGKGTTFFVGLPVIAAYAISFPE; encoded by the coding sequence ATGAAGCTGCTCATTTCTATCTACTTCTTTATTCTGGCCGTCATTCAGATGGGCCTATTTTTTGGAATCTATCACTATTACCGCTCACAAAATTTACTGAAGCCAAGCTTGTACTGGATGTCCTCACTATTAGTGAGTGTGGTGGGTCTATTTATTTTTGGGGCGGGTGTCATTGCCATCCAAAATATTGCCAACCCTGAATTTAATTTCACGATAGCCAATAGCTTCTTTTATATCGCCGCGCTATTGCAAGCACTTTTTTGCCAGTCACTCAATCGAGAAGTTCCAAGGCAGGTAAAGATATTTGCTTCAGCATCAGTCCTCATTTTTATTCCCACATTCGAATACATGCGCCTTTATGGGACTTTTGAAATTCGCACTCTTGTAATGGCTAGTATTGCCAGTATTTTTTATTGCTGGCAAATTTATGAGTTAGCAATAAAAAGAAAATCATCACCCTCAAAGCAATTGCTTTATATGCAATGCGCAAGCTTTGCTGAAATGTTTTTTGCAATCGGTCGTTTTGTTATATTAGTTGCATCAGCATTAAGTATTGAGCATGTTGAGCAGATACCGCAAATACTGATTCTCTTTACCATCTCGCAATTGGTGATGAACACGCTTTCATATATTGCGATTGGTAGTTATTGGGCCGAACAAGTCGTAGTGGCTAATATCAATGCAACGACTGAAAATCAAACCACTAAAAAATTATTGCAGGAGCGTGATCTCTTGATTGCTTCACTGCTAAAGGCCAATAAGACCGCCAGTACCGGGGCTTTGTCAGCCTCCATTGCACATGAGCTCAATCAGCCCTTGGGCGCCTCTAGTCTAAATATTCAATTTTTACAAAAGAAGCTATCTGAAGGGGAATTAAATCCTGCGTTACAGAATGAAGTGTTGGATTCATTGTTGGCAGACAATCAGCGTGCAGCAAGCATTATTCGCTCCCTTAGATCAGTATTCGCTGATGAAAAGATGGCATCTGCCAAAGTTAACCTTGCTGAATTAATTGATTTAGTGCTTACCATTGCTCGCCCAGAAATTGTTAAGCAGAATATTCAGATGGTTCTTAAGTTAGAGGAAAACTTGTTTATCACCGCTAATAAGGGAGAGCTTCAACAAGTGCTATTGAATTTAGTGATCAACGCAATTGATGCATTGAACTTGACAGAGAATTCAAATAAATTAATCACGATTCGAGGTCAGCACAGCGGCGCTGGTGTTCAAATTTCGATCTCAGACACAGGTTCAGGTATTGATGAAAATGTTCAGGCCCACATGTTTGAGCTGCTTTCAACTACTAAGGGTTCCGGTATGGGAATTGGCCTTTGGTTATGTAAGCATATTGTAATGAGGCACGGGGGATCTATCTGGTTTGAGTCATTCCCTGGCAAAGGAACAACGTTTTTTGTTGGTTTACCTGTTATTGCGGCCTACGCAATCTCATTTCCTGAGTAG
- a CDS encoding type II toxin-antitoxin system HipA family toxin, translating into MAARTKSRGLTIWMNGVQVGTWQITRQLESFSYSNEWIMRAEARPLSLSLPFLPGNAAHQGDPVNYYFDNLLPDSDVIRRRLASRYQVKSLGAFDLLSQLGRDCVGAIQLLPDGELPAEIYQIQGRALSNEEIADHLRRVSSDSVFRQAEQSNDLRLSIAGAQEKTALLKCDGRWLLPQGSTPTTHILKLPLGLVGHMRADMRTSVENEWLCSKIMAAYGIPTASCEINSFEDQKVLIIERFDRRLAADGQWIMRLPQEDFCQAMGISPMSKYQADGGPSITSAMKLLLGSVNAEQDRIHFFKTQIIFWILAATDGHGKNFSIAHLPGSQYQATPIYDVLSAHPVIGFGANQMAPQKAKLAMAVRGSSNYYLLDKIHYRHWLAQAQQAGLGADVAQQLIGEVIEMTGFVINQVRSSITGPFPMDVAESIFMGMEEKVQMLASQFST; encoded by the coding sequence ATGGCAGCTCGCACAAAATCAAGAGGCCTAACCATTTGGATGAATGGTGTTCAAGTGGGCACTTGGCAAATCACAAGACAACTTGAAAGCTTCTCCTATTCTAATGAATGGATTATGCGGGCAGAAGCAAGACCCTTATCGCTATCTCTTCCTTTCTTGCCGGGTAATGCGGCGCATCAAGGCGATCCTGTTAATTATTATTTTGATAACTTATTGCCTGATAGTGACGTGATTCGTAGGAGGTTAGCGAGTCGTTATCAGGTAAAAAGTTTGGGCGCCTTTGACTTGTTATCTCAGCTTGGTCGCGATTGTGTTGGGGCTATACAGCTCCTGCCCGATGGTGAGTTGCCAGCAGAAATTTATCAAATTCAAGGTCGAGCATTGAGTAATGAGGAGATTGCAGATCATCTTCGTCGCGTCTCGTCGGATTCAGTTTTCAGGCAAGCAGAGCAAAGCAATGATTTAAGACTATCCATAGCCGGTGCGCAAGAAAAAACTGCGCTACTTAAGTGCGATGGACGTTGGCTCTTGCCTCAAGGTAGCACTCCAACTACACATATTTTGAAATTGCCCTTGGGTTTGGTTGGTCATATGCGTGCTGACATGCGCACATCGGTTGAGAATGAGTGGCTCTGCTCTAAAATTATGGCTGCATATGGTATTCCAACTGCTTCCTGTGAAATTAATTCTTTTGAGGATCAAAAAGTATTGATCATTGAGCGCTTTGACCGGAGATTAGCTGCTGATGGGCAATGGATTATGCGTCTCCCTCAGGAGGATTTTTGTCAGGCAATGGGCATATCGCCAATGAGCAAATATCAAGCGGATGGAGGTCCGAGTATCACATCTGCAATGAAGTTATTGCTGGGGTCGGTGAACGCAGAGCAAGATCGAATACATTTTTTTAAAACACAAATTATTTTTTGGATCTTAGCTGCAACTGATGGACATGGTAAAAACTTTAGCATTGCGCATCTGCCGGGCTCTCAATACCAAGCAACTCCAATTTATGACGTGTTATCAGCGCACCCAGTAATAGGTTTTGGGGCAAATCAAATGGCACCCCAAAAAGCGAAGCTAGCAATGGCTGTTCGGGGATCGTCCAACTACTACCTGCTAGATAAAATTCACTATAGACACTGGCTGGCTCAGGCTCAGCAGGCAGGTCTTGGTGCTGATGTAGCACAGCAATTAATTGGCGAAGTTATTGAGATGACTGGGTTTGTCATCAACCAAGTAAGGTCGAGTATTACAGGGCCATTTCCAATGGATGTGGCGGAGTCAATTTTTATGGGTATGGAAGAGAAGGTCCAAATGTTAGCCTCCCAATTTTCAACCTAG
- a CDS encoding helix-turn-helix domain-containing protein, giving the protein MIYQIQTLETLKLFIRAFRKQKGVTQADMAQKLGISQQAYARFEGNPQLATLERLFLVLRILDVKISLEQIIKNSKEAKTNMKSESKEIW; this is encoded by the coding sequence ATGATTTATCAAATTCAAACCCTAGAGACCTTGAAATTATTCATTAGGGCTTTCCGAAAGCAAAAGGGGGTGACTCAGGCCGATATGGCGCAAAAGCTCGGAATTAGTCAGCAAGCTTATGCGCGTTTTGAGGGCAATCCGCAATTAGCCACTCTTGAAAGATTGTTCCTGGTCTTGCGGATCCTGGATGTCAAAATATCACTGGAACAGATTATTAAAAACTCAAAAGAAGCAAAAACCAACATGAAATCTGAGTCCAAGGAGATTTGGTAG
- a CDS encoding metallophosphoesterase has protein sequence MKIHILSDLHLEFAAFNPEPTDADVVVLAGDIDVRSSGVGWARDTFPDQEIIYVAGNHEFYGSQRLELISKLQEQCVLYEVHFLDDRAIQLQSANDKKPVRFLGATLWTDFLLFDDELREKCIMYGEMYLNDFRRIGDGRIGFSPQKSIQLHEQSLFFLRGEFDVPFDGETVVISHHLPSMHSVAERYKPDLLSACFASELSYLFGKMSLWIHGHTHDSCDYEMNGTRVVCNPRGYVRSSHAENPEFNPSLIVEV, from the coding sequence ATGAAAATTCATATTTTGAGCGACCTTCACTTAGAGTTTGCCGCTTTCAATCCCGAGCCAACTGATGCGGATGTTGTGGTTCTAGCAGGAGATATTGATGTCCGCTCTAGTGGTGTTGGATGGGCGCGTGATACCTTTCCAGATCAGGAAATTATCTATGTTGCCGGAAATCATGAGTTTTATGGATCTCAGCGACTTGAACTTATTTCGAAGTTACAAGAGCAATGCGTGCTTTATGAAGTTCATTTTTTAGATGATCGAGCAATTCAGTTGCAAAGTGCTAATGATAAAAAACCCGTCCGTTTTTTAGGTGCCACCTTATGGACAGATTTCTTATTGTTTGACGATGAGTTGAGAGAAAAATGCATCATGTATGGCGAAATGTATTTAAATGATTTCAGGAGAATCGGTGATGGACGAATTGGCTTCTCGCCACAAAAGTCGATCCAATTGCATGAGCAGTCACTCTTTTTTCTTAGGGGAGAGTTTGATGTTCCTTTCGATGGTGAGACTGTAGTTATCTCCCATCATCTTCCCTCAATGCATTCTGTTGCAGAGCGTTATAAACCTGATTTGTTGTCAGCGTGTTTTGCATCAGAGTTATCGTATTTATTTGGAAAGATGTCGCTTTGGATTCATGGTCATACCCATGACTCTTGTGATTATGAAATGAACGGCACTAGAGTGGTGTGCAATCCTCGCGGCTATGTTCGCTCTAGCCATGCGGAAAATCCAGAGTTCAACCCTTCATTGATCGTTGAGGTCTGA
- a CDS encoding 3'-5' exonuclease encodes MDQKQCYFSLDLELNNAQDNTTVHPKIIQVGVAIGSYLNYKNNSIAKYKWYLDPQELIFEFITSLTGISNEDILKNAVPHEQVAKEIGELIEVHQCFINPISWGGGDSTELKLEFKNRGVHFPYFGRRWIDVKTWYTLHMLAIGKKPSGGLSSALASFKLHFDGITHRADDDAFNTLRLFFAILERQNQHYQLVTDAKKIHWGS; translated from the coding sequence ATGGATCAAAAACAGTGTTATTTTTCGTTAGATCTTGAACTGAATAATGCGCAAGATAATACAACCGTACATCCCAAGATCATTCAGGTGGGAGTTGCGATTGGAAGTTATTTAAATTACAAAAATAACAGTATTGCTAAGTACAAATGGTATTTAGATCCGCAAGAGCTTATCTTCGAATTCATTACCAGTTTGACCGGCATATCTAATGAAGACATCCTCAAAAATGCCGTGCCTCATGAACAGGTCGCCAAAGAAATCGGCGAGTTGATCGAAGTTCACCAGTGCTTCATCAACCCGATCAGCTGGGGTGGTGGCGATTCAACAGAGTTGAAGCTTGAGTTCAAAAATCGAGGCGTTCATTTTCCCTATTTTGGGCGTAGATGGATTGATGTAAAAACTTGGTACACCTTGCATATGCTGGCAATAGGAAAGAAACCAAGTGGCGGACTGTCATCTGCGCTTGCTAGCTTTAAGCTTCATTTTGACGGCATAACCCACCGAGCGGATGATGATGCCTTTAATACGCTACGACTTTTCTTCGCTATCCTGGAAAGACAAAACCAACACTATCAATTGGTAACAGATGCCAAGAAAATTCACTGGGGATCATAA
- a CDS encoding type II toxin-antitoxin system Phd/YefM family antitoxin: MNKHWAVQDAKAKFSELLNACLEEGPQVVTKRGHEAAVLITIQEWNTLKKLAKPSLKSLLLSEQAKGDLVLPKRGQGVFRKSIKL; the protein is encoded by the coding sequence ATGAATAAGCACTGGGCAGTTCAAGATGCCAAAGCAAAATTTAGCGAGTTACTAAACGCATGCCTTGAAGAAGGTCCTCAAGTAGTTACTAAGCGGGGGCATGAGGCAGCCGTATTAATCACCATCCAGGAGTGGAATACATTGAAAAAGTTAGCCAAACCATCTCTTAAATCGCTTTTGCTTTCAGAGCAAGCCAAGGGTGACCTAGTACTGCCAAAGCGTGGCCAAGGTGTATTTCGAAAATCCATCAAACTGTAA
- a CDS encoding type II toxin-antitoxin system VapC family toxin: MYLLDTNIISELRKPKPHGAVLEWYENISDNDLYISAVSIGEIQAGIELTREQDKNKAESLESWLQQVSNAHHVLPMTGSTFRLWAKLMHKESNTVWEDAMIAATAIDQKLIVVSRNIKDFKRFKINLLNPFEYRAQVD; encoded by the coding sequence ATGTACTTACTAGACACCAATATTATTTCAGAACTACGTAAACCAAAACCGCATGGAGCAGTATTAGAGTGGTATGAGAACATTTCAGATAATGATCTTTATATTTCCGCAGTCTCGATCGGTGAAATTCAAGCAGGCATTGAGTTGACTCGTGAGCAAGATAAAAATAAAGCAGAGTCTTTGGAGAGTTGGTTGCAACAAGTTTCAAATGCACATCATGTCTTACCGATGACGGGATCAACCTTTAGATTGTGGGCAAAGCTCATGCATAAAGAAAGTAATACCGTTTGGGAAGATGCCATGATCGCAGCGACAGCTATTGATCAGAAACTCATTGTGGTCAGTAGAAATATAAAAGACTTCAAACGGTTTAAAATTAATTTACTGAACCCATTCGAATATCGAGCTCAAGTAGATTAA
- a CDS encoding NAD(P)/FAD-dependent oxidoreductase yields the protein MDQVDCVVIGAGVVGLAVAREMALQGRETILLERESAFGTISSARNSEVIHAGIYYPKDSLKAKLCVEGNRMLYEYCRTHHVATQPYGKLIVASDDAQLDDLQAILYKAQQNQVPEIKMITGDQAKAMEPELNCSAAVLSASTGIVDSHGFMLSLLGGFEDAGGMIAYQSPLTSAKPLGENAKDGFELEIGGADGMKIQTKLLINCAGMSAPAIARKIQSLSEAQIPKAYFAKGNYFSLSGKSPFKHLIYPIPEPGGLGVHLTLDMGGQAKFGPDVEWLEIDEESQIDYTVNPKRGEGFYEAVRRYWPGLKDNALQPDYSGVRAKIVPPNSPAGDFCFNTPKDHGLEGLFNLYGFESPGLTSSLAIAKHLEGLIKRS from the coding sequence ATGGATCAAGTCGACTGTGTCGTCATCGGTGCTGGGGTCGTTGGCCTGGCCGTTGCCAGAGAAATGGCCCTACAGGGCCGAGAAACGATTTTGCTCGAGCGGGAAAGTGCTTTTGGCACGATTAGCAGTGCGCGTAATAGCGAAGTAATCCACGCTGGTATCTACTATCCAAAAGATTCACTCAAAGCCAAACTTTGCGTTGAAGGCAATCGCATGCTCTACGAGTATTGCCGCACTCACCATGTTGCCACTCAACCTTATGGAAAACTGATCGTAGCCAGTGATGACGCTCAATTAGATGATCTCCAGGCAATTCTGTATAAAGCACAGCAAAACCAAGTGCCAGAAATCAAAATGATTACTGGCGATCAGGCAAAAGCAATGGAACCTGAGCTTAATTGTTCAGCGGCAGTTCTTTCGGCTTCAACAGGCATTGTTGATAGTCATGGGTTCATGTTGTCCTTACTCGGTGGATTCGAGGATGCTGGCGGCATGATTGCCTATCAATCGCCGCTCACTAGCGCAAAGCCTCTGGGTGAAAATGCTAAAGATGGATTTGAATTAGAAATCGGCGGCGCTGACGGGATGAAGATTCAGACAAAGCTTCTGATTAACTGTGCTGGTATGAGTGCACCAGCGATTGCGAGAAAAATTCAATCCTTAAGCGAAGCGCAAATTCCGAAAGCGTATTTTGCTAAAGGCAATTACTTTTCACTTTCCGGAAAATCACCGTTCAAACATTTGATTTATCCCATTCCAGAGCCTGGTGGTCTAGGCGTACATCTCACTTTGGATATGGGTGGGCAGGCCAAGTTTGGACCCGACGTCGAATGGCTTGAAATCGATGAAGAAAGCCAAATCGATTACACGGTAAATCCAAAGCGGGGCGAAGGCTTTTATGAGGCCGTGAGACGTTATTGGCCAGGCCTTAAGGACAACGCACTGCAGCCTGATTACTCTGGAGTAAGGGCAAAGATAGTCCCGCCTAATAGCCCTGCAGGTGACTTTTGCTTCAATACGCCCAAGGACCATGGTCTGGAAGGACTCTTTAATCTATATGGCTTTGAGTCCCCAGGGTTGACCTCCAGCCTAGCTATTGCCAAGCATTTAGAAGGTTTAATTAAGAGGTCTTAA
- the pgi gene encoding glucose-6-phosphate isomerase, whose translation MSSKPAADNLKTLFSAQDIVLDNAYQGIDATSWKSLLKQAKAAHLEQFIADLFAGKPVNNSENRPALHSALRNLDKTPVLINGKDVMPEVAQVWHRIEALCNKWVGVTDVIHIGIGGSDFGPRLAIEALAHVPDIESRGMRMHFLANIDTADLARILQRALPHSTKVIIVSKSFTTLETGMNAKAVVKWLKNNGLTDSQVSKSLFAVTANVPAAEEFGINQDHIYPFWDWVGGRYSVWSAVGLPIALQYGFDTFKQFLAGAQAMDQHFKSAPLEESLPVIMALSLLYQQEKHNIKSYAVIPYADALDWFPKWLQQLDMESNGKSVDRDGKPVKFSCPVVFGSSGSNAQHSYFQLLHQGTEIIPIDFIAIREPMSHLPEAKEHHRILLSNCLAQAQALANGKKTDNPNNTYPGKRPSNLLILPKLNAFYLGALLALYENRTAALGALWNINSFDQPGVELGKILAKPIEAALKNGVTIQAEAGIDEVTAARINLFNQ comes from the coding sequence ATGTCTTCAAAACCAGCTGCAGATAACCTGAAAACCCTATTTAGCGCCCAAGATATCGTTTTAGATAACGCGTATCAAGGCATTGATGCTACCAGCTGGAAATCCCTCTTAAAGCAGGCTAAAGCAGCTCATTTAGAGCAGTTTATAGCCGACCTGTTTGCTGGTAAGCCAGTAAATAACTCTGAGAATCGCCCCGCTCTTCATTCCGCTCTGCGTAACTTAGACAAAACTCCAGTGCTAATCAACGGTAAAGATGTCATGCCCGAGGTTGCTCAAGTTTGGCATCGCATTGAGGCGCTCTGCAATAAGTGGGTTGGCGTCACTGATGTCATTCACATTGGTATTGGTGGATCTGATTTTGGCCCACGCCTCGCCATCGAAGCCTTGGCTCATGTTCCCGATATTGAAAGTCGTGGCATGCGGATGCATTTCTTGGCGAATATCGATACCGCTGATTTGGCTCGCATATTGCAACGCGCTTTACCGCATAGCACTAAAGTCATTATTGTTTCGAAGTCATTTACGACGCTTGAGACCGGCATGAACGCCAAAGCGGTAGTGAAATGGCTTAAAAATAATGGCCTTACCGATAGTCAAGTAAGCAAATCACTCTTTGCGGTTACAGCAAACGTGCCTGCAGCTGAAGAATTTGGCATTAATCAAGACCATATCTATCCGTTTTGGGATTGGGTCGGCGGCCGTTACTCTGTATGGTCTGCCGTAGGTTTACCAATTGCCCTGCAGTATGGCTTTGATACCTTCAAGCAGTTCTTAGCTGGCGCTCAAGCAATGGATCAGCACTTTAAGTCTGCTCCTCTTGAAGAAAGCCTCCCGGTCATCATGGCGCTGAGCCTTCTTTATCAGCAAGAGAAACACAACATCAAGTCGTATGCTGTTATTCCATATGCAGACGCATTGGATTGGTTTCCGAAGTGGTTGCAACAGCTTGATATGGAAAGCAATGGCAAGAGCGTCGATCGTGATGGCAAGCCAGTGAAGTTTTCCTGCCCTGTAGTGTTTGGTAGCTCTGGTAGCAATGCACAGCATTCTTACTTCCAGCTGCTGCATCAAGGTACAGAAATCATTCCGATTGATTTCATTGCGATTCGTGAGCCAATGAGCCATTTGCCAGAGGCTAAAGAACATCACCGCATTTTGCTATCGAACTGCCTGGCGCAAGCCCAAGCACTAGCTAATGGCAAAAAGACGGATAACCCAAATAACACTTATCCGGGTAAGCGCCCTAGCAATCTACTCATTCTGCCTAAGCTCAATGCCTTCTATTTGGGCGCACTATTAGCTTTGTATGAGAATCGTACTGCAGCTTTAGGGGCGCTCTGGAATATCAATAGCTTTGATCAGCCTGGCGTTGAATTAGGCAAAATTTTGGCTAAGCCGATAGAGGCGGCACTAAAGAATGGTGTCACTATTCAGGCTGAAGCTGGTATTGATGAAGTTACTGCAGCCCGCATCAATTTATTTAATCAATAG